From the genome of Faecalibacterium prausnitzii:
CTCATGGAATTTCATAGACGGATACGTCCTTTCTGTATTAAGTTTGTTCCATCTTATCACGTTTTGCGCTGACAGTCAAAGAAAACTGTGCATGGCTTGACTTTTCACCACAGGCGCGTATAATAAAAGTGATGAATGTAAACGAGTTTCCATGGAGACTCACAACAGCAAGCAAGAAGCCCCCCGGAGCGGCAACTCCGAGGGGCTTCTGCTTTTTAGTGCTTACCGCTCTTGAACAGGTCGTCAAGCCACTTGCAGACGTAGTAAGCGGCTACGCTTGCTGCGACGGACTGGATGAATGTAAACACTGCTTCCATGGAGCTCACCTCCTTTCCATGAAAATGGGCCGGAGTGGAGCGGCACTTACAGGATATCACAAACTTCGACCAAAAGCAACGCAGGCAAGAAGAATGACATTTAGGCAGAACTCCCAAAAAAGAATGCCTCAAATTGTGAAATCTGTGGCAGAGGTGCGATTGAAACCGCCCGAAAAAAGGCATATAATAGCAGTATCAACAGAGTAAGACCATGCGCGTTAAGTGCCGCATCAACGGGGAGTTGTGCTGCGGACGAAGGGAGACCCGCGGTGCATGGTCTGCATCCCGCTGCTGCATGGACTTGGGTGCAGGCGAGACCGGCTGCGGCCCTGCCTGGAAGTGAAACTTGTTGGATTCACGCCCTCCTTTGTGCGGTTCGTCACAGGGGAGGGCGCTTTGTCTTCTCCTGCATCATCCGGAATGGAGGATCAACGATGAATCATTCCAAATTGTCCGTTCGTACCCTGACGATGCTGGCCCTGCTCACGGCCATGAGCATCATCTTTGCCCGCGTGTTCACGGTGTCCACCGGATTCCTGCGGTTCAACCTGGGCGCTCTGCCCACCCACCTGGCAGCAGTCTGGTTCGGCCCGGCGGGCGGTTTTGTCGTGGGCGCACTGGCCGACATGATCGGCGGCACCCTGTCCGGCTATTCCATCAACCCGCTCATCACGCTGGGAGCCGGTTCAGTGGGTCTGGTGTCCGGTCTGCTGTACCGGTCTCTGCATGAGATGCGCCTGGGCCTGCGGCTGCAGATCAGCATTCTGGCAGGCCATCTGGTGGGCTCTGTGGTCATCAACTCGCTGGCCCTCCACCTCTTCTACGGCTACCAGTGGGCGCTGCTGGCTGCCCGCATCCCCAATGCGCTGGTGCTGAGCGTGGTGAACACCCTCCTCGTCCGCATCCTGCTGGAAAACAAGGCGCTGACCGCTCTGGTCCGAAAAGCATAAAAAGCATAAACCAGACCCTCTCTGTCTGCATAGATGGAGAGGGTCTCTCTGAAGGAACGTGGCATCATGAACTATGAAGAAGCAATGCAATACATCCACGCGGTGCAGTGGGCGGGGCATAAGCCCGGCCTGACTCGCACCCGCACCCTTCTGGCTGCGCTGGGCGACCCCCACAAGCGGCTGAAGTTCGTCCATGTGGCGGGCACCAACGGCAAGGGAAGCACCGCAGCCATGCTGGCGTCCTGCCTGCAGGCGGCGGGGTATCGGGTGGGGCTGTACACCTCTCCCTTCATCAACCGGTTCAATGAGCGCATTCAGGTGAACGGCGAGCAGATCAGCGACGAGGAACTGGTGCGCCTGGTGGAAACGATCCGGCCCGCCGCAGATGCCATGGCCGATGTGCCCACCGAGTTCGAGATCATCACAGCGCTGGGCATGCTCTGCTTTGCCGAGCAGCACTGCGACATCGTGGTACTGGAAGTGGGTCTGGGCGGTGCGCTGGATTCCACCAACGTCATCGACCCGCCGGAGTGTGCGGTCATCACGGCGCTGGGCATGGACCATGTGAAGGAGCTTGGCCCCACCATCGCGGACATCGCAGCGGCCAAGGCGGGCATCCTCAAGCCGGGCAGTCCGGTGGTGAGCTACGGCGGTGTGCCGGAGGCCGACGCCGTCATCGCCCGCACGGCGGCAGAGCAGAACGCCCCGCTCCATGTGGTCGATTTTTCGAAGCTGACGGTGGAGGGCGGCGACCTGGACGAAGTGACCTTTGACTTCGACGGCCTGAACGGGGTGCGCCTGCCGCTCATTGGCAGCTACCAGCCCCGGAATGCCGCCGTCGCCATCACGGTGCTGCGGGTGCTGCGGGAAAAGGGCTGGAACATCCCGGAGGAGGCCATCCGGCAGGGGCTGGAGACCGTCCGCTGGCCGGGCCGGTTCGAACTGCTGCGGCACACGCCCGCCTTCCTGCTGGACGGCAGCCACAACGCCCACGGGATGCGGGCCACGGTCCAGAGCCTGAACGACCGTTTCCCCGGCCAGAAATTCGTCTTTCTGCTCAGCATCATGACCGACAAGGACGTGGACGAGATGCTGGAGCTTCTGCTCCCGCTGGCAAACCGGTTCGTGACGGTGGCAGCGCATACCCCGCGCGCCATGCCCGCCGAAACGCTGGCGGAGCACATTCGGGTGCGGGGCGGCACGGCGGAGCCTGCCCCGTCCATCGAAGCCGGAGTGGCCCGCGCAGTGGAGCTGGGCGGCACCGGCCCTGTCTGTGCGCTGGGGACGCTGTACTTCTCCGGCGAGGTGCGGGAAGCCTTTCGGAAAATTCAAACGTGAACCTTCGTACAACCTCTCGGTCTCGCCGCTTGCGCTCGACAGCTCTCCTGGTAGGAGAGGTGGCAATGCAAAGCATTGACGGAGAGGTTGTATCAGCGAAAACTTAAAAACAACAACGAAAAAGCG
Proteins encoded in this window:
- a CDS encoding bifunctional folylpolyglutamate synthase/dihydrofolate synthase, coding for MNYEEAMQYIHAVQWAGHKPGLTRTRTLLAALGDPHKRLKFVHVAGTNGKGSTAAMLASCLQAAGYRVGLYTSPFINRFNERIQVNGEQISDEELVRLVETIRPAADAMADVPTEFEIITALGMLCFAEQHCDIVVLEVGLGGALDSTNVIDPPECAVITALGMDHVKELGPTIADIAAAKAGILKPGSPVVSYGGVPEADAVIARTAAEQNAPLHVVDFSKLTVEGGDLDEVTFDFDGLNGVRLPLIGSYQPRNAAVAITVLRVLREKGWNIPEEAIRQGLETVRWPGRFELLRHTPAFLLDGSHNAHGMRATVQSLNDRFPGQKFVFLLSIMTDKDVDEMLELLLPLANRFVTVAAHTPRAMPAETLAEHIRVRGGTAEPAPSIEAGVARAVELGGTGPVCALGTLYFSGEVREAFRKIQT
- a CDS encoding folate family ECF transporter S component, whose protein sequence is MNHSKLSVRTLTMLALLTAMSIIFARVFTVSTGFLRFNLGALPTHLAAVWFGPAGGFVVGALADMIGGTLSGYSINPLITLGAGSVGLVSGLLYRSLHEMRLGLRLQISILAGHLVGSVVINSLALHLFYGYQWALLAARIPNALVLSVVNTLLVRILLENKALTALVRKA